The genomic DNA CGCTCCGCTCCTGGGCAGCCTCCCCCTTCCCGCCCGGCTTCTTCACTCGGCGGAATGTAATGGGGAGGCCGCGGAACGCGGCCTAAAGGCTTAAAGCTTAGTTTTTAAAGCAGTTCCCCCTTCGGCATGGCCGAGTGAGAACACCGGCGGCGGGTTTTCGACGATCTCCTGAGCGAAGCGAATCTGATCGTCGCGCCGCCGGTGCTCGCAGCGAGGGAACCGCGTGAGCGGCCATGGTGTTGGGGTGCCATTTTCTTTGCTTCGTTTCTTTTGGGCAAACAAAAGAAATGAAGTGGGGGTGAGGGGGCAACGCCCCCTTAGGCTGCTGAGAAAACGCAGCCAAAAGGATGCTGTAAAACGGGTGGCTCATCCAAAAAGCAAAAGCCCCGGCCGGGGCCGGGGCTAAAAAGCACGTACGCAGTATCCTGTTACTTCCCTTTGCCAGTCAGCTTCACGAGTGCTTCCATGTACTTCTCGGCGGTCTTCCGCACGATCTCCTCGGGAAGGGGCGGCGCCGGAGCCGTCTTGTTCCAGTCGAGGGTCTCCAGGTAGTCGCGCAGGAACTGCTTGTCGAAGGATGGCTGGGGGCCCCCCGGACGGTACTGGTCTTTCGGCCAGAAGCGGCTCGAATCGGGCGTCATGCACTCGTCGATTATTATGAGTTCGCCGTTGTAGATGCCGTACTCGAACTTGGTGTCGGCGATGATGATTCCTTTTGTGTCGGCGATGTCCCGGGCTTTGGAATAGATCTTGAGCGTCACATCACGCACTTTTTCGGCGACATCCCGGCCGCAAAGCTCCGCCATTGTCTCGAAGGAGATGTTCTCGTCATGGGTCCCCAGTTCCGCCTTGGTGGAGGGGGTGAAGATCGGCTGCTCCAGCTTGTCCGATTCGACGAGCCCTGCCGGAAGTTTGATCCCGCAGATAGCGCCCGTCTGCTTGTAATCTTTCCAGCCGGACCCGGAGATGTAACCGCGGACGATGCACTCGGCAGGAAGGGGCTTCGCCTTCTTGACCAGCATCGAGCGGCCTTCGAGGATGTCGGCGTACTTCCGGCACTGCTCCGGAAACTCCGAGACTTCCGTTGAAATGATATGGTTCGGGATGATGTCCTCCATCTGGCGGAACCAGAAGGCGGAGATCTGGGTGAGGACGTACCCTTTGTCGGGAATCGCCTCGTTCATTATTACGTCGAATGCCGAGATCCGGTCGGTGGTGACGATGAGCAGCGCGTCGCCCAGGTCGTAGATATCACGCACCTTACCCCGTGCAGCCAGCTTCAGATCGGAAAAATCGGTATTGAGAACGAGTTGTGACATAGTATGCTCCTTGAAAACGTTTTGATAGGAAGGTGAAATGTTGTGGAAAAAATCTGGTTGTTCAAAAATAGCCAGATCGTTGCACCCGCAGAACGCCCCGCGGAGGCGTAGTACCCTCTGGGGCATAAACAGCGCTACGCCGCACAAGGTGGCTTTCGAGGACGGCGGCGAGATGGGTGTTTTTCAACAACCTCAGTCGGCCAGAAGCGCCTGGTTGATCTCTATCTTCGCCTTCGCCTTCAGATCCTTGAGCCACTTGTCCATCGCCTCCTGCTGTTTCTTCGGCAGAAGCGATCGGGTTAACTGATCCTTCTGCTTCTGGAAATCCGCAGTACTGGCTGCTACGCGGTTCTTGAGCCTGACTGCATACCAGCGGTCGGCGACCTTGAAAGTTGTCTTTGCAACGGGTGCCGCACTGGTGAGATCGAACGCGGCTTCCATCAGGTCTGGGGAGGGGCCGATCTTGGGTACCACCGGATTTTTGTCGGAGTAGGAGAAAAGTCCGGTCTCCTGAACGGGAGCTCCTCCCTTGGCGAGCAGAGCCAGAGCATCTTCAGCTTTCTTCTTCGCAAGATCCCGTGCCTTTTCCTCGCGAGCGAGTTTCTCGACCTGTGTCCTTATCTGCGCAAGGGGCGGGACTGCAGCAGGCTTTCTCTCCTTTACCTTCACTATGTAGATGCCTTTAGGAGTCTCGATGGGCCCTCCCAGTTCACCCTGCTTGAACGTGAAGGCCCGCTTGAGAAGCTCGGTCTCGCCGGCGAGTTGCGCGGGAGGGGTCGAGGCTGAGAAGAGCGGCGTCTCGGAGACGGCTATGCCTAGAGATTTCGCGGCGGCGGCAATGTCTCCGGATTTCAGGTTCTTGTTTGTGGCGTCGGCAGCCAGCTCGTAAGCCTTTGTGGCGCCCTTGGCGCGCTGGGCGTCTGCCCGTGCACGGTCTTTTACTTCGGCAAAAGGCAGTATCCCGCCCTTTCCCTGGTATCGGTCGATGTTCTTCTGGTAGTAGGCCTGCGCTTCCTCATCGGTTACCGTGACCCCAGCAGCCACCTTGCCCGGATCCACCAGAGCATACTGAAGGCTCACCTGCTCCGGAGTCTTGAACTGCTCCGGGTGCGCCTGGATATACGCATTGAGATCCTGATCGGTGAGTTTTACCTCCCCGGCCACGTCGGCGGGTGCGAAGGAAATGAACTGGAGTTCCACCGTGTCATTCTGTTTCTTGAAGGCCTGCAGTGCCTCTTCATCCGTCACCTTGACCTGGTTCTTTACCTGCTCCCTGGCTTTCTTGACGAGCAGTTCCTCCTTCTGCGCATCCTCGAATTGGGTCGGGGTCATGCGGCTGGACCTGAGGATCTGCTGGTAGAGCTGGAAGTCGAAGGCGCCGTTCTTCTGAAAGGAGGGAACGGCGGCAACTGCGGCGGCGATCTCGTCCTTGCTCACCTTGATTCCCATCCGCTTCGCTTCCTTTCGGACGAGAGCCGTCTCGATCAGGTTGTCGAGGGCCGTTTTCTTGATCCCCAGCTGCTTCTCCATTTCGGGGGTCAGGGATCGCCCGTAGATCTGATCATAAATGTTGCGCAGTCGGTAGTAGCTGTTCTGGAAAGCCTCCAGCGAGATCTTTTCTCCGTTCACTTTGGCTGCGTAGGAGGCTCCCCCCACCGACGTTCCTCCTTCTCCCCAGACGAGGAAGATGGTGCCGATAAAGGAAAGGACGATTATGCCGAAGACTACCTTGATGATGACTGACTGCTTGTACTTTCTCATTATGCCGAGCATATGGAGAAGCTCCTTCGGAGAGATTGAGAGGCGGCAACGAGCCCGGTGAGCGGTGCGGTCGGAGTGGTGGTCATCCGGGACAACGAGTTGGACATACTATTCTATTTCCCCCTCAAAAGCAACAATAACGTCGGTCGGGGAGGGTGGGGAAATGGGCCGGGGTGACCTGTCATGCGACGGGGGAGCAGTGCGGTGAGAGGGCAGATGTAGGTGCTGAAAAAGACGAGTGTAGCGCCTATTTATAGCTTGCAACTATGGTAGCATTTTGATAAACATTTGACTTTATTTCGCGAAAAGGAGCAGCCATGCTGAAAATGTTCGACTACCTGCTGGGATTTTTTTCGAACGACCTTGCTATAGATCTTGGGACCGCCAATACTCTCGTATACCTGAAAGGTAAAGGGATCGTCATCAGGGAGCCGTCGGTGGTGGCGGTGCAGCAGATGAACAACGGACAGCAGAAGGTGCTTGCTGTGGGAATGGACGCCAAGAAGATGCTTGGCCGCACACCCGGTAACATCACGGCTATCAGGCCGATGAAGGATGGCGTCATCGCCGATTTCGACATCACCGAGGAGATGCTCCGGTATTTCATCCACAAGGTTCATAACCGCAAGACCCTGGTGCGGCCCCGCATCGTCATATGCGTTCCGTCGGGCATCACGCAGGTTGAAAAGCGGGCGGTGAAGGAGTCGGCTGAATCCGCGGGTGCGCGCGAAGTATACCTGATCGAGGAGCCGATGGCGGCGGCTATCGGAGCCGGTCTCCCAATCACTGAAGCCAGCGGCAACATGATCGTAGATATCGGCGGAGGCACCACCGAAGTCGCAGTCATCTCTCTTGCCGGGATAGTCTACACCAAATCGGTCCGCGTGGGCGGCGACAAGATGGACGAAGCCATCGTGCAGTACATCAAGCGCAAGTACAACCTGCTCATCGGAGACCGGATGGCGGAGATCATCAAGATCGAGATCGGCGAAGCCTTCCCCGGGAGCGAAGTGCGTTCCATGGAAGTCAAGGGTCGCGACCTCGTATCCGGAATTCCGAAAACGACAGA from Geobacter sp. DSM 9736 includes the following:
- a CDS encoding peptidylprolyl isomerase, which gives rise to MLGIMRKYKQSVIIKVVFGIIVLSFIGTIFLVWGEGGTSVGGASYAAKVNGEKISLEAFQNSYYRLRNIYDQIYGRSLTPEMEKQLGIKKTALDNLIETALVRKEAKRMGIKVSKDEIAAAVAAVPSFQKNGAFDFQLYQQILRSSRMTPTQFEDAQKEELLVKKAREQVKNQVKVTDEEALQAFKKQNDTVELQFISFAPADVAGEVKLTDQDLNAYIQAHPEQFKTPEQVSLQYALVDPGKVAAGVTVTDEEAQAYYQKNIDRYQGKGGILPFAEVKDRARADAQRAKGATKAYELAADATNKNLKSGDIAAAAKSLGIAVSETPLFSASTPPAQLAGETELLKRAFTFKQGELGGPIETPKGIYIVKVKERKPAAVPPLAQIRTQVEKLAREEKARDLAKKKAEDALALLAKGGAPVQETGLFSYSDKNPVVPKIGPSPDLMEAAFDLTSAAPVAKTTFKVADRWYAVRLKNRVAASTADFQKQKDQLTRSLLPKKQQEAMDKWLKDLKAKAKIEINQALLAD
- a CDS encoding rod shape-determining protein, producing MLKMFDYLLGFFSNDLAIDLGTANTLVYLKGKGIVIREPSVVAVQQMNNGQQKVLAVGMDAKKMLGRTPGNITAIRPMKDGVIADFDITEEMLRYFIHKVHNRKTLVRPRIVICVPSGITQVEKRAVKESAESAGAREVYLIEEPMAAAIGAGLPITEASGNMIVDIGGGTTEVAVISLAGIVYTKSVRVGGDKMDEAIVQYIKRKYNLLIGDRMAEIIKIEIGEAFPGSEVRSMEVKGRDLVSGIPKTTEINSDEIREALSEPVNAIVDAVRICLERTPPELSADIVDKGIVLAGGGALLRNLDLLLREETGLPVVTAEDPLSCVVLGSGKVLDELNLLRRVAVSS
- a CDS encoding phosphoribosylaminoimidazolesuccinocarboxamide synthase, with protein sequence MSQLVLNTDFSDLKLAARGKVRDIYDLGDALLIVTTDRISAFDVIMNEAIPDKGYVLTQISAFWFRQMEDIIPNHIISTEVSEFPEQCRKYADILEGRSMLVKKAKPLPAECIVRGYISGSGWKDYKQTGAICGIKLPAGLVESDKLEQPIFTPSTKAELGTHDENISFETMAELCGRDVAEKVRDVTLKIYSKARDIADTKGIIIADTKFEYGIYNGELIIIDECMTPDSSRFWPKDQYRPGGPQPSFDKQFLRDYLETLDWNKTAPAPPLPEEIVRKTAEKYMEALVKLTGKGK